CTCTCGCGAAGGGCGACAAGGTGCAGCTCGTGGGCTTTGGAACCTTCGAGGTTCGTCACCGTGCCCCGAGACAGGGAAGAAATCCCCAGGATCCCAAGAAGGTCATCAAGATTCCCGCGAAGAACGTTCCCGCATTCCGTCCCGGGAAGGCCTTGAAAGACGCGGTGGATGCCAAGGCCGCGAAGGCTGCGAAGAAGAAATAGTCCTTTTTCGCCTTTCTTATCCGGCTGTGCGCGCATACTGTCCGTGACGGCAGGTTCGCCTGCCGTTTTTTATTTTATGGAATCTCTGAATAAGGCTGCGTCAGCCCCGCAGAGCGCCTCGCAGAGCCTGATGCGACCCGAGTCAAGGAAAAACCAAAGGTCTTTATTCAGAGTTTTCTCAGAGCTTCCTTACATGGCGAGATGCCTTTTCTTAAGGTCGTTGTGCAAAGCCAGCCACTGGCCGGTTTCCAATTCCTCCGCTCTTGCGGTGGGGGCTATCGCCAGGGACGAGAGGCGCTCCTCGGCGTGTGCGCGGTCCTTGCCGGCAATGCCAAGGAGCGTGGTGCGCAACATTTTCCTCCGTTGGGCAAAGGCGTTGCGAAGAAGGGACCTCCAGAGGGAATCGCCGGGAAGCCATGCGTACTCTTTTTCCAGAACGATCCGGACCAGGCTGGAGTCCACCGAGGGACGCGGAAAGAATGCCGTAGGAGGGATGTTCCGAAGGAGTGCCACATGTCCCATAGCTTCGAGCGTGATACCGAGGGGTGTCCGTGCCTTTGTGCCCGGAGAGGCGACGAGGCGTTCCGCCGCTTCTTTCTGGACCATGAGGAGCAGTGTCCGCAATCCACGTCCGCTCAGGCACTCGAGGAGTGTCCAGAGAAGGGGTGTCGTGATGTAGTAGGGGACGTTGGCGATGACCTTGTTTGGTCCTTCGGGCAGCTCTCCGTAGGGAAAGCGGAGAGCGTCGC
Above is a genomic segment from Aminiphilus circumscriptus DSM 16581 containing:
- the rsmA gene encoding 16S rRNA (adenine(1518)-N(6)/adenine(1519)-N(6))-dimethyltransferase RsmA, with translation MKGKGKRVSSFVPNTDIGQNFLKDRNILRILAEEAQLAPEDLVLEIGPGMGVLTEELLAGPCREVIAIELDRRLAPYLEPLAQRHPRLRLHWGDALRFPYGELPEGPNKVIANVPYYITTPLLWTLLECLSGRGLRTLLLMVQKEAAERLVASPGTKARTPLGITLEAMGHVALLRNIPPTAFFPRPSVDSSLVRIVLEKEYAWLPGDSLWRSLLRNAFAQRRKMLRTTLLGIAGKDRAHAEERLSSLAIAPTARAEELETGQWLALHNDLKKRHLAM
- a CDS encoding HU family DNA-binding protein translates to MTKNDLVQEVAKATNVSKKAAAEAVEAVFKAVQGALAKGDKVQLVGFGTFEVRHRAPRQGRNPQDPKKVIKIPAKNVPAFRPGKALKDAVDAKAAKAAKKK